A part of Rhodamnia argentea isolate NSW1041297 chromosome 8, ASM2092103v1, whole genome shotgun sequence genomic DNA contains:
- the LOC115755814 gene encoding probable mitochondrial adenine nucleotide transporter BTL1 isoform X2, with translation MSPRSPSQSQKKTCGGVNAGFGDVYGVLILSKEMIDLDKDPPPFELRFQVPDFKPVLKDFFRTREVGEFLSGALAGAMTKAILAPLETIRTRMIVGVGSKNIAGSFLEVMEQQGWQGLWAGNTINMLRIVPTQAIELGTFECVKRAMTSAQEQWKQNEGPKVQLGSLNLRFSLSWISPVAVAGAAAGIASTLVCHPLEVLKDRLTISRDIYPSLRVALSKIYQDGGLGAFYAGISPTLIGFTASTISFPLEVARKRLMVGALQGKCPPHMAGALAEVIREEGLIGLYRGWGASCLKVMPSSGITWMFYEAWKDILVVGRHPI, from the exons ATGTCCCCCAGGTCTCCTTCTCAG TCGCAGAAGAAGACTTGTGGAGGGGTTAATGCGGGCTTTGGCGACGTCTATGGAGTGTTGATACTCTCCAAGGAGATGATCGACCTTGACAAGGACCCTCCTCCTTTCGAGCTCCGGTTTCAAGTTCCCGACTTCAAGCCCGTCCTCAAA GATTTCTTCAGGACTAGAGAAGTTGGCGAGTTTCTTAGTGGGGCTTTGGCTGGAGCCATGACCAAGGCTATCCTTGCTCCTCTTGAGACAATCAG GACAAGAATGATAGTTGGTGTCGGATCGAAAAACATTGCTGGTAGTTTCCTTGAGGTCATGGAGCAGCAGGGATGGCAAGGACTTTGGGCTGGCAATACAATCAATATGCTCCGCATCGTTCCTACTCAGGCAATTGAGCTTGGAACATTCGAGTGTGTCAAGCGAGCAATGACATCTGCACAAGAACAGTGGAAGCAGAATGAGGGTCCCAAGGTGCAATTAGGTAGTCTGAATCTTAGGTTCTCCCTCTCCTGGATCTCTCCAGTCGCCGTTGCTGGTGCAGCTGCTGGCATTGCTAGCACTCTTGTCTGTCATCCCCTTGAAGTTCTGAAG GATCGGTTGACTATAAGTCGAGACATATACCCTAGCTTACGGGTTGCCTTAAGTAAGATCTATCAAGATGGTGGACTTGGGGCATTTTATGCTGGCATTTCACCCACGCTAATTG GTTTTACAGCTAGCACCATCAGCTTCCCGTTGGAGGTGGCAAGGAAGAGGCTAATGGTGGGAGCTCTGCAAGGGAAGTGTCCGCCTCACATGGCGGGGGCACTGGCTGAAGTCATTAGGGAGGAGGGTCTGATTGGACTGTACAGAGGGTGGGGTGCGAGTTGTTTGAAAGTTATGCCCTCCTCTGGCATCACCTGGATGTTCTATGAAGCTTGGAAAGATATTTTGGTTGTCGGTAGACATCCCATATAA
- the LOC115755814 gene encoding probable mitochondrial adenine nucleotide transporter BTL1 isoform X1 has protein sequence MSPRSPSQSQKKTCGGVNAGFGDVYGVLILSKEMIDLDKDPPPFELRFQVPDFKPVLKDFFRTREVGEFLSGALAGAMTKAILAPLETIRTRMIVGVGSKNIAGSFLEVMEQQGWQGLWAGNTINMLRIVPTQAIELGTFECVKRAMTSAQEQWKQNEGPKVQLGSLNLRFSLSWISPVAVAGAAAGIASTLVCHPLEVLKDRLTISRDIYPSLRVALSKIYQDGGLGAFYAGISPTLIGMLPYSTSYYFIYETVKKSYCSGKNKKSLSRPEMLLIGAFAGFTASTISFPLEVARKRLMVGALQGKCPPHMAGALAEVIREEGLIGLYRGWGASCLKVMPSSGITWMFYEAWKDILVVGRHPI, from the exons ATGTCCCCCAGGTCTCCTTCTCAG TCGCAGAAGAAGACTTGTGGAGGGGTTAATGCGGGCTTTGGCGACGTCTATGGAGTGTTGATACTCTCCAAGGAGATGATCGACCTTGACAAGGACCCTCCTCCTTTCGAGCTCCGGTTTCAAGTTCCCGACTTCAAGCCCGTCCTCAAA GATTTCTTCAGGACTAGAGAAGTTGGCGAGTTTCTTAGTGGGGCTTTGGCTGGAGCCATGACCAAGGCTATCCTTGCTCCTCTTGAGACAATCAG GACAAGAATGATAGTTGGTGTCGGATCGAAAAACATTGCTGGTAGTTTCCTTGAGGTCATGGAGCAGCAGGGATGGCAAGGACTTTGGGCTGGCAATACAATCAATATGCTCCGCATCGTTCCTACTCAGGCAATTGAGCTTGGAACATTCGAGTGTGTCAAGCGAGCAATGACATCTGCACAAGAACAGTGGAAGCAGAATGAGGGTCCCAAGGTGCAATTAGGTAGTCTGAATCTTAGGTTCTCCCTCTCCTGGATCTCTCCAGTCGCCGTTGCTGGTGCAGCTGCTGGCATTGCTAGCACTCTTGTCTGTCATCCCCTTGAAGTTCTGAAG GATCGGTTGACTATAAGTCGAGACATATACCCTAGCTTACGGGTTGCCTTAAGTAAGATCTATCAAGATGGTGGACTTGGGGCATTTTATGCTGGCATTTCACCCACGCTAATTGGTATGCTTCCATACAGTACAAGTTACTACTTCATCTATGAGACGGTCAAGAAGTCTTATTGTTCAGGAAAGAATAAGAAGTCCTTGAGCCGTCCTGAAATGCTTCTAATTGGAGCATTTGCAG GTTTTACAGCTAGCACCATCAGCTTCCCGTTGGAGGTGGCAAGGAAGAGGCTAATGGTGGGAGCTCTGCAAGGGAAGTGTCCGCCTCACATGGCGGGGGCACTGGCTGAAGTCATTAGGGAGGAGGGTCTGATTGGACTGTACAGAGGGTGGGGTGCGAGTTGTTTGAAAGTTATGCCCTCCTCTGGCATCACCTGGATGTTCTATGAAGCTTGGAAAGATATTTTGGTTGTCGGTAGACATCCCATATAA
- the LOC115755810 gene encoding uncharacterized protein LOC115755810, whose translation MDFFKVKKLRKACKPILEQDTEGKSILPHEEPNNENGVDDFSKSVSTDGVADMEDEDDDDFIANEVKRRLKELRRNSFLVLIPEEDSCPEDDEEEGGEGETSSSEWRDVEAEGRQWWGGFDAFYEKYCEGMLFFDRLSAQQLSEAVPQVPLTPSLRLASKKLTSPLRCLSLKKIEEPDEEMEKLQQSGGNPYDDLETAYLAQTCLTWEALHCQYTQLCQKISGQPENMTCYSRSSQQFQQFHVLLQRFIENEPFEQGLRPEIYARARKSLPKLLQVPNIQGSEQKAAEEDGSDKLVLAPDLLRIMENTILTFHLFLKMDKKTSTGVLHLFANQNHFASPLQQVQSSLEKKAVKLKELRRKRKGWKKKSWPQTDDDVQLLFALIDTKLCSMVLKMERIVKGQLFWCEEKIKKLDLSDGKLHRDPSPILFPC comes from the exons ATGGATTTTTTCAAAGTCAAGAAGCTCAGGAAAGCCTGCAAGCCTATCTTGGAGCAGGACACTGAGGGGAAGTCCATCCTGCCACATGAGGAGCCAAACAATGAAAATGGCGTTGATGATTTTAGCAAGTCGGTCTCCACTGATGGTGTTGCTGATATGGAGgatgaagacgacgacgacTTTATTGCGAATGAAGTGAAGAGACGATTGAAAGAACTTAGGCGGAACAGTTTTCTGGTTTTGATTCCTGAGGAGGACTCATGCCCTGAGGATGAcgaggaagagggaggagagggtgAGACAAGCTCTAGTGAGTGGAGAGATGTCGAAGCTGAAGGTCGACAATGGTGGGGTGGATTTGATGCTTTTTATGAAAAGTACTGTGAGGGGATGCTGTTCTTTGATCGATTGAGTGCACAGCAGCTCAGCGAAGCCG TTCCACAGGTTCCCTTGACACCATCACTGAGACTTGCATCTAAGAAACTTACTTCTCCCCTTCGCTGCCTTTCTTTAAAGAAGATTGAAGAGCCTGATGAAGAAATGGAGAAGCTGCAACAGTCGGGGGGTAATCCTTATGATGATCTAGAGACAGCTTATCTAGCTCAAACATGCTTAACATGGGAGGCACTTCATTGCCAATACACTCAACTGTGCCAAAAGATCTCTGGCCAGCCTGAAAATATGACATGTTACAGCCGTAGTTCTCAACAGTTTCAACAATTTCATGTTCTACTCCAAAGGTTTATTGAAAACGAACCTTTCGAACAGGGTCTTCGACCAGAAATTTATGCACGTGCAAGAAAAAGCTTGCCTAAACTTCTTCAGGTTCCAAATATTCAAG GCTCAGAGCAGAAAGCAGCGGAAGAAGACGGCTCAGATAAATTGGTTCTTGCACCAGATCTCCTCAGAATTATGGAGAATACCATCCTCACTTTTCATCTTTTCCTGAAAATGGACAAGAAGACGTCCACTGGGGTTCTACATTTGTTTGCAaatcagaaccattttgctagCCCCCTACAGCAGGTCCAGTCATCTCTTGAGAAG AAAGCTGTGAAATTGAAGGAACTGCGCAGGAAGAGGAAAGGGTGGAAGAAGAAATCATGGCCTCAAACAGATGATGACGTTCAGCTGCTGTTTGCCCTCATAGACACGAAATTATGTTCCATGGTTCTTAAGATGGAGAGGATCGTCAAGGGACAATTGTTCTGGTGcgaagaaaagataaagaaactGGATTTGTCTGATGGGAAGTTGCATAGGGATCCCTCTCCTATCCTTTTTCCTTGTTGA